The proteins below come from a single Cytobacillus luteolus genomic window:
- the racE gene encoding glutamate racemase, which produces MYRPIGIIDSGVGGLTVAKEIMRQLPKEEIIYLGDTARCPYGPRPKKEVSQFTWEMTNYVLAYNIKLLVIACNTATALVLDDIQAELNIPVIGVVFPGARTALKVTKNHNIGVIGTINTINSGAYETALKSINSQINVESLACPSFVPLVESGDFNNEKAMQIVKESLLPFEDSRMDTLILGCTHYPLLRPTIQEAVGNSVNLICSGDETAREVSTILYYNGLLNKGSNKRNHLFLTTGEKEIFQKIASQWLERPIENIKTVQI; this is translated from the coding sequence TTGTACAGACCAATTGGAATTATCGATTCTGGGGTCGGTGGACTGACAGTAGCAAAAGAAATTATGCGTCAATTACCTAAAGAAGAAATTATCTACTTAGGCGACACTGCTAGGTGTCCGTATGGTCCAAGGCCTAAGAAAGAAGTTAGTCAATTTACTTGGGAAATGACAAATTACGTACTTGCTTACAACATAAAATTATTAGTCATTGCATGTAATACGGCAACCGCTCTAGTTTTGGACGATATTCAAGCAGAATTAAATATACCGGTAATTGGAGTTGTATTCCCTGGAGCAAGAACAGCACTTAAGGTAACTAAAAATCACAACATAGGTGTTATAGGGACAATTAATACAATAAATAGTGGAGCGTACGAAACGGCTCTTAAATCAATAAATAGTCAGATTAATGTAGAAAGCTTAGCTTGCCCTAGTTTTGTTCCATTAGTGGAAAGTGGAGATTTCAATAATGAAAAGGCAATGCAGATTGTGAAAGAATCTCTTCTTCCTTTTGAAGATAGTAGGATGGATACATTGATTCTAGGTTGTACACATTACCCATTATTGAGACCTACCATTCAAGAAGCTGTCGGAAATAGTGTGAATCTCATATGTTCCGGCGACGAGACGGCTAGGGAAGTAAGTACGATTCTTTACTACAATGGATTACTAAATAAAGGTTCTAATAAGAGAAACCACCTCTTCTTAACAACAGGAGAAAAAGAGATTTTTCAAAAGATCGCGTCACAATGGCTTGAACGACCAATTGAAAATATAAAAACAGTTCAGATTTAA
- a CDS encoding MarR family winged helix-turn-helix transcriptional regulator, producing the protein MSIQGHQTVSEDQVVADLEKSLRYISAIIKQKGREILSNYTITPPQFVALQWLFEGGDMTIGELSNKMFLACSTTTDLIDRMEKNHLVMRVKDPNDRRVVRIHLLDEGERIIEEVIQKRQNYLSEVLGDFSKEEILVLEKSLAKLHHEMKAE; encoded by the coding sequence ATGTCAATTCAAGGACATCAAACGGTAAGTGAAGATCAGGTAGTTGCAGATTTAGAAAAATCGTTAAGGTATATCTCGGCTATCATTAAACAAAAGGGTCGAGAAATTCTTAGTAATTATACAATTACTCCACCTCAGTTTGTTGCACTTCAATGGCTTTTTGAAGGTGGCGATATGACGATTGGTGAGCTTTCCAATAAAATGTTTCTCGCATGCAGCACAACTACAGACTTAATTGATCGAATGGAAAAGAATCATCTAGTTATGCGTGTTAAAGACCCTAACGACCGCCGAGTGGTAAGGATTCACCTGCTTGATGAAGGTGAGCGCATTATCGAGGAAGTAATACAAAAACGTCAGAATTACTTATCTGAAGTACTTGGTGATTTTTCAAAAGAAGAAATACTAGTTTTAGAGAAAAGTTTAGCTAAACTACATCATGAAATGAAAGCAGAATGA
- the gerE gene encoding spore germination transcription factor GerE, with amino-acid sequence MKENEFQPKPLLTKREREVFELLVQDKTTKEIASDLFISEKTVRNHISNAMQKLGVKGRSQAVVELLRMGELKL; translated from the coding sequence TTGAAGGAGAATGAGTTTCAACCAAAGCCACTACTCACAAAGAGAGAAAGAGAAGTTTTTGAACTATTAGTTCAGGACAAAACAACAAAAGAAATCGCCAGTGATTTGTTTATTAGTGAAAAAACGGTTAGAAATCACATTTCGAATGCGATGCAAAAGCTTGGTGTCAAGGGGCGCTCTCAAGCAGTTGTCGAGCTCCTTCGAATGGGCGAACTTAAGCTTTAA
- a CDS encoding acyl-CoA thioesterase — MKNIPYINDLSSWKESFEFSHKIKVRFSETDMFGHLNNTIPFIYFEEARIEFFKALGFMQEWTKPASEVIPVVADLQCDFVKQVYFDQVIDIYVKVHKIGNSSIDLHYMGGDEHKNAFFTGRGTIVQMSKKKAKGVPWSTDMRNVIENVSKELIFI, encoded by the coding sequence ATGAAAAACATACCTTATATTAATGATTTATCCTCATGGAAAGAATCATTCGAATTTAGTCATAAAATTAAAGTCCGTTTTTCAGAAACAGACATGTTTGGACACTTGAACAACACAATTCCTTTTATCTATTTTGAAGAGGCGCGAATCGAGTTCTTTAAAGCGTTAGGGTTTATGCAAGAATGGACCAAACCAGCAAGCGAAGTTATCCCTGTTGTAGCAGATCTTCAGTGTGATTTTGTAAAGCAGGTTTATTTTGATCAAGTCATCGACATCTATGTTAAGGTTCACAAAATTGGCAACTCGTCGATTGATCTTCATTATATGGGTGGGGATGAGCATAAAAATGCCTTCTTTACAGGTAGAGGAACAATTGTTCAAATGTCGAAGAAGAAGGCTAAGGGCGTACCATGGTCAACAGATATGAGAAACGTAATAGAAAATGTATCAAAGGAACTTATTTTCATATAA
- the sdhB gene encoding succinate dehydrogenase iron-sulfur subunit, whose amino-acid sequence MSENKIVHFIITRQDSPETAPYTQEFKIPYRPNMNVISALMEIRRNPVDARGNQTVPISWDMNCLEEVCGACSMIINGKPRQSCTALVDQLEQPIRLEPMRTFPVVRDLQVDRKRMFDSLKKVKAWIPIDGTYDLGPGPRMPETKRQWAYELSKCMTCGVCLEACPNVNSKSDFIGPAPLSQVRLFNAHPTGEMNKAERLNSIMGDGGLANCGNSQNCVQSCPKGIPLTTSIAALNRDTTIQSFRNFFGSDQA is encoded by the coding sequence ATGAGTGAAAACAAAATTGTTCATTTTATTATTACTCGTCAAGATAGTCCTGAAACAGCCCCTTATACACAGGAATTTAAAATTCCATATCGTCCGAACATGAATGTAATCTCAGCACTAATGGAGATCAGACGTAATCCAGTGGATGCTAGAGGAAATCAAACAGTACCAATCTCTTGGGACATGAACTGTCTTGAGGAAGTATGTGGTGCGTGTTCGATGATTATCAATGGTAAACCACGTCAGTCTTGTACTGCACTTGTTGATCAACTAGAGCAGCCAATTCGTTTGGAGCCAATGAGAACATTCCCAGTAGTTCGTGATTTACAGGTAGATCGTAAGAGAATGTTTGATTCTCTTAAAAAGGTAAAAGCATGGATTCCGATTGATGGAACTTATGATTTAGGTCCTGGACCACGTATGCCTGAAACAAAGCGTCAGTGGGCATATGAGCTTTCAAAATGTATGACATGTGGTGTGTGTTTAGAGGCTTGTCCTAATGTAAATAGTAAATCTGATTTCATTGGACCTGCACCTTTATCCCAAGTTCGTTTATTCAATGCTCACCCAACTGGTGAAATGAATAAAGCAGAACGTCTAAATTCAATCATGGGTGATGGTGGTCTTGCGAACTGTGGTAACTCACAAAACTGTGTGCAATCCTGTCCAAAGGGTATCCCTTTAACAACATCAATTGCAGCATTAAACAGAGATACAACAATCCAATCATTCCGAAACTTCTTCGGAAGTGATCAAGCGTAA